The DNA region ATTAAGCCGTAAATGTTAAGGCAAGGTAAGTTTATTTCTTTATCACCTTTCACACACGCTGGCaatttaaagtactttaaaagaaaaaagaggCTTAACACAAGATCTATCATTTTGGGAAGGTCTTTgacaacaaaatataataaataaatgaaaaaactcaattttaaaggaataaaaatgtaaataaaagtaATTAAATAACGAATCTAAAGGAATCAATCAGATATGAATAAGATTAAgaaaaataattaagaattaaaGGACATAATAagtaaaagataaaaaaaaacagtaaatcAAGACAAattaaaataagaaaataagaataagtaaaatacaaaataaaacaggctaCAGTTTCAGTACCTACAAACCAATATCTAATATTAAACACCGGCCCAAAATAAGTACGTTTTTATCTTTCATTTAAACACATCTAATGTTGGAGCTCTTCTAGTATCTTCTGACAGCTGGTTCCATTTAGAAACAGCATAATATCTAAATGCTGCCTCTTCTTGCTTAGTTAGGCAGGACTAACTGATTAGTTCCTAGTGACCTAATAGCTCTGCAGCATGTCAGATAGATACactggtcctacaccattaagTGATTTATAGACCAGTAAAAATATCTTGAAGTCTATCCTGTATTGTACTGGTAACCAGTGTATGAACTTAAGAATGGGAGTAATGTGATCACTTCTTTTGCTCCTAGTGACTCTAGTAGCTTCATTTTGAATCAGTTGTAGCTGTTAGATTGTCTTTATTGGGAGTTATGTTAGAAGGTCATTACAGTAATCAACCTGctagagacaaaagcatgaatgaGTTTCTCAAGATCTGCTTTTGTCAAGAAATCTCTGACCTTATTGATATTCTTAAGATGACAAAAGGTTGACTTAGTTACTGATTTCATAATCAGAAATCAGAATTATATTAGTACACCTCGGTTTTGAGCTAGCTCTTTAGAGTGTTAGTATGCACCTAGTCTGTGCCTTCAATTGCTAATAATCTCTGTttctttattaataataatatttttaatatctaatattttttattcaactATAGAAAGTTTTCACCTATCCAGTTTGTGAAGTGCTCAAAACACTTGCAGAGATAGTTACAGGGACTGTAGTTTGGTGAAAGGGCAAAATAgatctgagtgtcatctgcGTAGCCCAGAGCCTAGTATGATCTGTTCAAGTGGAAGCATGTATCAATTAAATAGAAGTGGCCTATTTAATTGGTCCAAATGTATTCTGCAGATGAAGTAATCTACTGTGAGGAACAGTGTTAGCTTTAGCATGAGCATTGGTAGTGGAGGTTGAAGACAGTACTACAGAGCTGTACATTGCACGCCGTTTGTGTTTGGTCCCAACCCAGACCCACTGGTCATTCCTGCCATCAGTACTCACGGTAGTGGCTCTGTCCATGTGTTCCACTGGCCCGGCTCTGAGAGTCTCCACTGAGCCGCCTGTCGATGGTCCactgccctcactcacacactctggtgctccaccgccctcactccctcactcacacactcacacactccctcactcacacactcacacactccctcactcatacactccctcactcacacactccctcactcatacactccctcactcacacactcacacactcacacactccctcactcacacactcacacactccctcactcacacactccctcactcacacactcacacactccctcactcacacactcacacactcacacactccctcactcacacactctggtgctccaccgccctcactcacacactcacacactccctcactcacacactccctcactcacacactccctcactcatacactccctcactcacacactctggtgctccaccgccctcactccctcactcacacactcacacactccctcactcacacactcacacactcacacactcacacactccctcactcatacactccctcactcacacactccctcactcacacactccctcactcacacactctggtgctccaccgccctcactcacacactcacacactcacacactcacacactccctcactcatacactccctcactcacacactccctcactcacacactccctcactcacacactctggtgctccaccgccctcactcacacactcacacactccctcactcacacactccctcactcacacactccctcactcatacactccctcactcacacactccctcactcacacactccctcactcatacactccctcactcacacactccctcactcacacactccctcactcacacactccctcactcatacactccctcactcacacactccctcactcacacactccctcactcacacactccctcactcacacactctggtgctccaccgccctcactccctcactcatacactccctcactcacacactccctcactcatacactccctcactcacacactccctcactcacacactccctcactcacacactccctcactcacacactccctcactccctcactcacacactccctcactcacacactccctcactcacacactcacacactacctcactcacacactccgtcATTGTTACCTAATaagcattaacaataggcatcttactacacattaataaatgtgTAGCatcttactacacattaataaatcacagcctgcagttgcacaatccaaatgagcagagctgaacacgctacaggatagtcagcatctaCCGAGATTCTAATatctactaaaaaaacttcaaaagtattttgaaaaagataaagatgaatcaaacaaagtaaagtgcaagttatgtcatcaacatctttcatttcacacgacaataaccaacatggcataccatttaaaacgcgtaaggcgaagaaaaaaaaacagttcagccatttgtcgtttcggtcgtgtcgtgtcgtctcgtcgcggtgcgtctcggcaagtaggcatataaacattttttgttgttgtttgcttcttaaaacccgttacttgaacctttacttataatttttttatgttatgtggcattttttttacatttttattttatttaaaatagttttgaCATTTtccacagtgcctgtctgacagttcgatatgcgcactgcgcattgacggttaatgttctctagcatttaataaaaaaataaataagtaaataaataaaagctgaataaagccaacctaccatgtttattaatttatctgagtgttttaggtttttactttgaagtggaaaaaagtcctgaatgagaacgagatcccgtttaaggtgctctagataaaaataaaaataaaaccctattcgactattagtcgactaaagggaaaatctgacgaatcagattcgactatgaaaatccgaATACACCTCTAATCGTAACATGTTTTTCCCCATACCTGTTTTATCTAAAATATGTTTTAATctggacttttattttggcagGTTTGTGGCCAAGTGTTGCTGTCGTCACAATGCTTGTTAAGGAGCGGTAGATTTCGCAGATTCAGTTTCTTGTCGTAAAATCCTGTTTCTCATCTTTGGCAGATTCAACGTAAAAACAAACCTCACAGATTACTGGATAGCCGATCACCGGTGAGTTCTCGGGATAACTTTGTCCAGACAAATACTTTATAGTTATTAGTCGGTAACTGAATAACTAATTTAACGTACAGGATGTTAGCAGCTAGTCTGCCAACTTAACTTTAGCCAAACAAAACaagtataaaaataaattagCTCGCTGGGTTGCTAGGTTACCAGCTACGCACATGGCAAATAACGTCAAATTTACCGTAAACTCCCAGCAGTGGCTAAGTAGCTGTGTGAGTAGCTGTGTGAGTAGTTAGGTTAGTGTAGGGTAGGAGTAGGGTAGGGCTTGGTTGGGATTAGATTAGGCTTGGGGGTTAGGTTAAGTTaggggttaggttaggttagagTAGTGTTAGGTTTTAGGTTAAGTTAGGGGTTAGGTtctagggtagggttagggctgTGTTTAGATAGAGAGATTCATACTTTATTCATCCCAAGGAAAGGGAGGTATCCCGAGGTAGTTAGGGATTGAACGTTGTTAACATACTATGTTATGTTTACATATTATCCTGTTAGGTTCCGATTATTTGAACAAAAGTTTTCCTTTGTCATACAGTtaaactacattacccagaTGATGGTGATTTCTGCTGTCCTGCACCAATCATGACCTCTGGGGACAGTCTCCTGTCTCCAGAATCGACTATCACGTCGTTGCTGTCTCGGTCCGGACGCCTGAGAAGTTCCTTTCACCCTGAACCTCCCCGTACAATTAAATACAAAAACAGAAAGTATCATTCTGCCACCGAGGCGCTGGAGGCCTACATTGCAGACTTCCAACGGAGCCAGCACACCTCTGACACGCTCGAGCTACACCAGGGACCCGACAAACCCCACCTGCTTCACCCGGGATACAGAAACAGAGATGGTGTCTTGatttactttttaaaaaattTACTTTGCATTAGGGGCACCTTGTATCCGCTTGTACCTCTGATACACTGTGCTGAAGACTTTATGTATTGGTAATGTGCACCTAAGAATTAGTTGACTTATTTtttgctgattgtgtgtgtgattgtctgcatgagtgtgtgtgtgtgtgtgtgtatgtatgtatgtgtgtgcgcacgcgtgtgtgtggtgtatgtgtgattgtctgtgtgtgtgggggtgtgtgtgtgattgtctgtGTTTGAGTTCTGCGTTCTCCTGTTCCTCTGGCAGTTCTGAAGGAGAGCCTGACGGATGGAGAGCTCGACCTCCTGCATCTCCCAGCTGGTCCTCTACACAGAGCCTCCGATCACCACAGTATCACCACAGATGACCTCCTGCTGCTCCCCTGTGACGGCTCACTTCCTGTGACCCGCACCTCGGCCGCCCTGTCCCGCTCGGGAGGTCATCTGCTGGGATGCAGCATTAACTCTAACTCCTGGTCTCACTCCAGACCTGGTGGTGATGTGAAGAAGCCACTCCATCGTTGCCCTGCTGCACAGCACACTGTGCGCAGGGCTCCGTCCTCGGGAAGGGAGAGGCCGCTGAGCGTGGATGACTTGATGGCACGCAGTCTGACACCCCAGCAGGGATCCCCCCGTCCCAGCACTCCTCTGACCACAGCGGCGCATCCACCAGCCTGTCGAACATGTCACCACCTCCCCAGGTGGATCACAAGTCACAGGTCAGAGATGGACTTTTCTGGGGTGACCAGCATTCCTGACCTCAGATATCCTGGATGGCTCAGAGAGTGCCAGGTTTCCAGCGGAGCTCTGGCCATCACTCCGTCCGTTCCCTCCTGGGTCAATGAGTTGGAGAGGAACACCATGGATGGTCAGCAGCCCCGAGATCATGGGGAGGGCAGAGGGCAGCGAGGAGGTCACGGGGAGGGCAGAGGGCAGCAAGGAGGTGAGCCGGCTACACTGCAGCACTTCAGGCTGCGGTTTGCAGAGACGCTGGCAGCAGCCGAGAGCGGCAGCAGCGTGTGGGACGAACCTCAGACACCCTTCCAAGGTCGGTGCCTCGAGAGGCTGCCTGTCTCCAATATACGGGCCAGTTTTGTACTCctagggttaagggttaggtgTTACTAACCCTTAAGCTCGGTGTACACTGTgtgatttttggcccattttcagccgatttttcactcgtgcaaCTTTTTTTGCGATCGGGCAGAGTTtaggctcaatcgcgtgtcgtgcatcgtatagtttacacaggtaaacgaggagcgattcacacctcacgaccaactcccgatcagaaatcgcagcgtcgcaagaatatcaaacctgtttgaaattcaaatcgctcctcgtgagagtatcgtactgttgaagcagctccacgagccgactctccctgcgatttagtcgtacagtttgagctggagctgagtacacgatttaaaatatcgtacagtgtactcCCAGCTTTAGTGAAGCACCAGTTAAGTTGTAATGAGTGTTATGCCAGCTCAGGGCAGCCCTCTGATTGGATGTGCCCCTTTCCTCAGGTAACATGATTGGCTGCCTGATCCCGAGAGCAGAGCAAGCGTTGAACTCCCCCTCACTGGGGCTGGACACTTCCATCACGGAGCTGCACAGCAGTCCAGGGGACACCATAGACCTCCAGGAGGCCGAGCGCACGTGGGACAATCCTGCCATCACATTGTGAGTCAGTTTATTGTACAAATTAGTAAGACAATGGCACATTGACACATATTTGCAATTCTAAACTCTCAGAAGTAATGTTCGCCATATTTTGCTGTGGTTAGTGTCCAgagatttatttcagttttgACTTTGCAGTAAGTCACCAGTGCCTGTAGGGGGTGCTGAAGAACAGCTAACTCCTAAAGAATCTCAGGAGGACACACGAGGAAAGGTGAGTAGAATATTCACTCTGCTTCTCCATCTGCATCTCCACATTTTCCAGCTGTTCCTATCTGACCCACCGTTGTCCCTGGTACCCAGTCTACAGGCTCCTGTTCATCAGGATACAGCAGCAGGACACACCCGGGTCCTGTTGAGGCCCTCAAGCACATGCTGTTCAACCTTCAGGCTGTGGAGCAGAGGGTTACGCAGCAGGAAGACACTGTTCCAGACCCACCAACACAGGCTGAGTTCAGACAGCCCAACACTGTTCCAGACCCACCAACACATGCTGAGTTCAGACAGCCCAACACTGTTCCAGACCCACCAACACATGCTGAGTTCAGACAGCCCAACACTGTTCCAGACCCACCAACACAGGCTGAGTTCAGTCAGATGGAAGAGGTGCGTATGTCCCAACCTGGAGGCTGAGAGGAAGTGTGCGTGGTGTAGCTGCAGTACTGCGTGTCGTAGCTGCAGTACTGCGTGTCATCTCCTGGTCTGATTCCAcgttcctcaggtgggtggTGAACATGAATCATCTCCTGGTGGACAGTGGTTGAAGACACACTGGTTGAACAGCTCGGACTGCACTTTAACCAGGTGAGTCACTCAGACCGTGTTTCCAATACAGCAATAcaacacaacagacacacaaaccccacacaacacaacaaacacaccgctacatacacacaaaccccacacaacacaacaaacacacaaaccccacacaacacaacaaacacacaaaccccacacaacacaacaaacatacacacaaaccccacacaacacaacaaacatacacacaaaccccacacaacacaacaaacatacacacaaaccccacacaacacaacaaacatacacacaaaccccacacaacacaacaaacatatacacacaaaccccacacaacacaacaaacatatacacacaaaccccacacaacacaacaaacatatacacacaaaccccacacaacacaacaaacatacacacaaaccccacacaacacaacaaacatatacacacaaaccccacacaacacaacaaacatatacacacaaaccccacacaacacaacaaacatatacacacaaaccccacacaacacaacaaacatacacacaaaccccacacaacaaacatacacacaacacaacatacacacaaaccccgcacaacacaacatacacacaaaccccacacaacatacacacaaaccccacacaacatacacacaaaccccacacaacatacacacaaaccccacacaacacaacaaacatacacacaaaccccacacaacaaacatacacacaacacaacatacacacaaaccccacacaacacaacatacacacaaaccccacacaacacaacatacacacaaaccccacacaacaaaaatacacacaaaccccacacaacacaacaaaaatacacacaaaccccacacaacaaatacaaacacaccacaacaaacacaccacaacaaacacaacacaacatgcacacaaaccccacacaacacaacaaacacacaaactccacacaacacaacaaacacaacatgcacacgaaccccacacaacacaacaaacacaacacaacatgcacacgaaccccacacaacacaacaaacacaacacaacatgcacacaaaccccatacaacacaacaaacacacaaaccccacacaacacaacaaacacaacacaacatgcacacaaaccccatacaacacaacaaacacacaaaccccacacaacacaacatacacacgaACTCCACACAACTCagcaaacacaatacaacattacaCATGaacccaacacaacacaacaaacacacaaacacaacacaacaaacacacaaacacaacacaacaaacacacaaaccccacataacaggcacacaaaccccacacaacacaacaaacaacacaacagacacacaaaccccacacaacacaacaaacacaccaccacatacacacaaacccaacacaacaaacacacaaaccacacccaACACAACAAACATTCAAGACCACAGTTATGAATACAAAACAGGATAAAATATCACTTAAATGattggcttggtggttagcacgtttgcctgtcagcactggggtcttgggttcaagtccctatctgagtggagtttccattttctccccgtgtctgcgtgggtttcctccggggtctctggtttcctcccacagtccaaaaacatggaggttaggtaaattgtcAGTGCCTGACAAATTCTCTCtgggtgtgtgcttgtatgtgtgtgcgctggtctgtgcttgtatgtgtgtgtgctggtgtgtgtgtgcgtgtgtgtgctggtttgtgtgtgtgtgtgtgctggtgtgtgcttgtatgtgtgtgtgtgtgtgtgtgtgctggtgtgtgcttgtatgccctgTAGTCACATTGGCTCAGAATGGCTGATGCAGAGAACAAAGTTCCGTTCATACTAGGCCTGTCgtgataattacattatcgacttatcgcAGGATAATTTTTTAAaccgcgatcatttttgctgatgtcgataattggccattgggtttccgcgcaaatttctttacatgagaataaaccgcaactacgttagatttcagaaaggcacgcagtgctgctctctcgccCCTCCTCCCTTAAGGGAagacgaatctgtgatcagagagcgacatctaccggttaggaaatgagtgcagtacacggagagcgtatgtgtcaataacagtgccttcacacacaggtggagatgtgttaaTAGGACTCAAAggaattcgctttttatcacattatttaatggttgtttattatagtgactgtagcgcgactccgcacaactCGCGTGAATGTGCGCAAACGGCTGAGGCGTTTATTctagccgcgtcacattctttgcagtgttgttcgaaacgatatgtgaTAGTATAAacaaacacccctcaaaaacagtggaaggaacgtttacctgacgaatttttttattttttttaacttatgttttattgatttatcGAAGCTTATTACAGAGGAACTTACAACAACAACAGTACAAACAAAGCTGCCAGGGATCAAATAATAGTATAATCATTATGGTAGTATTATACATGAATCAGACATCATAATTACAAATAAAAAGTATAAACATGGGTTGAGAAgagaaatacatacatacatatgccGTGCATACACACCCGCGCATGCGTACATAACCTACAGAGAGTATTGGGTTGGGCTAGAATTTTCATTACACATTCAATCCCGATAGGTGTGATCAGGTGTTAATATATTTCAGCCACTTTCCCCATCTTTTGATTTTAATTTTGTTAAATCTCAGGACAAAGGTAAGGGATTCCATCTCGTATATCTCATTGACAATATCTTTCCACAGCTCTATCGTAGGTGGGTCCGTCTGCAGCCACTTTCGGATAATTGCTTTCTTGCTAGCTGCTAGAAAAATCTGCATCAGATATCGATCCTCCCCGACCAGCCAATCCGGTAAATCTCCCATATAGAGCACTAAGAATTCTTTAGGGATCTCCACAGATAGGATTTTGGTAATATGGTCCTATACTTCATTCCAATAATAGTGAATTTTAGTGCAATCCCAAAAAATATGGAACTGTCCTACATCAGGGCAGCCACAATTCCTCCAGCATGATTGCGGCACACCCAACTGCATCGATTTGATTTTAGGGGTAATGAAAAATCTGATTATATTTTTCCAGCAGAACTCGCGCCACATCCTTGAACATGTTGATGTaagctgtgttttcaaaaaTTTTTTCCAGTCCAACTGAGAGATCTCAATATTTACCTCTTTTTCCCATGCTATTTTAACATAGTCTGTTGATTCCGTTTTCGAGTTGACTATTCCATTATACAGtttagaaattattttctctggTTGTACAGAGTAGGCCTGCACTAATTGGGAGACAATAGGATTCCCTTCCAGCTGTTGATTTGTGGGCCTAATCTCTTTCCAATAGTAATTACGGATCTGCAAATATCTAAAGAAATCTTGGTTATTAAGATTAAACTTCTCTTTCAGCTCCTGAAAGGACATCAGGTTCCCCTTTTTTTACCAGTGTACAAAAAGCTGTCAGCCCTTTATGCGTCCATAATTTGAATTGGTGATCTAACACTCCTGGCTGGAATGAGAAGTCATAAGCAAACCATCTTAACTGCTTTATCTGGGTCTGTAATTTGAAGCGTTTAACTAAACCAAACCATATTTTAAGA from Brachyhypopomus gauderio isolate BG-103 unplaced genomic scaffold, BGAUD_0.2 sc46, whole genome shotgun sequence includes:
- the cunh18orf54 gene encoding lung adenoma susceptibility protein 2, with the protein product MTSGDSLLSPESTITSLLSRSGRLRSSFHPEPPRTIKYKNRKYHSATEALEAYIADFQRSQHTSDTLELHQGPDKPHLLHPGYRNRDVLKESLTDGELDLLHLPAGPLHRASDHHSITTDDLLLLPCDGSLPVTRTSAALSRSGGHLLGCSINSNSWSHSRPGGDVKKPLHRCPAAQHTVRRAPSSGRERPLSVDDLMARSLTPQQGSPRPSTPLTTAAHPPACRTCHHLPRWITSHRSEMDFSGVTSIPDLRYPGWLRECQVSSGALAITPSVPSWVNELERNTMDGQQPRDHGEGRGQRGGHGEGRGQQGGEPATLQHFRLRFAETLAAAESGSSVWDEPQTPFQGNMIGCLIPRAEQALNSPSLGLDTSITELHSSPGDTIDLQEAERTWDNPAITFKSPVPVGGAEEQLTPKESQEDTRGKSTGSCSSGYSSRTHPGPVEALKHMLFNLQAVEQRVTQQEDTVPDPPTQAEFRQPNTVPDPPTHAEFRQPNTVPDPPTHAEFRQPNTVPDPPTQAEFSQMEEVGGEHESSPGGQWLKTHWLNSSDCTLTRALHHLDRLKSLVDEMGEKESRAAHVERSRRPLV